TCCAGAACGGTTCTTccggctcgtcgaggatcGCAAGCCGTGGTTGATGCAGGGCCTCCTGGCTGCGGATATCCTCGCCTCCCTGGCTCCAGGGTACGAAACAGGCGTTGCCAAATCATGGCTTTCCAGCGGCAACGGGTTTGCGCAAGCCCTGTATCATTTTGTGCAGGTGCTGGGAGCCCAGTTCGAGCAGCCGTGGCAAACACGTAGCGGCCAAGGTGATCCCGCGGGTCGTGACACGGGGCTGGTATATATTGCGACGTCGGGTATCTCGACTCTGCGGAGACTAGCAGAAAAGTCCCGCGATCCCAACGACCCCAGGTCGTCTGTACCAGCGGATTCGTTGCCTTCGGAGGAAAGCCTATTcaagatgatgctgatgcggTCGCCAGACTGGACCAAGGATGGCGTGATCCGGAACCTTGCGGTTTACGCGTCAGTGGACTCTTGAGATAGTCACTTTCACGACTTTCAGGATATTGCATGGCATCGACAGGCAGTCGGCGTCTACGTTTGTTTCAAAAGGAGCGGTTGCTATACCATGTGGACATTCAGTTGAAAGGAGGTTTAACATCCAGCCCAGCGTTGGGAGTATGGTGCGGATATTGTACAAGTGTTGTAACCAAAAAAAAGATATTGGGCGAGTGGATGGGAGTTATCTGGGAGCATGGAGCGAGGCTGCTTGGCCATGGGGCCATTTGTTTCTTAGGTGTATATGACGCGGCAATGCAGAATACCTCCAAAGACTGTCTGAATACGACGAGGCGGCCAGGTGCAGGCAGTATAATGAATTGGACAGGATGAATGCTGTCACCTGGAAGGCACTTGTCTCTTTTGCATGTGGTTTATTGCTTGGTTTGATCCAGTGCCCATTCCAGTAGCTAATAGTACATCTGCCATAGATACCGTTTTTGGGTATTTATTGTACGGAGCTTTCGGCCATGCCCCCAGCGCGGAGCACCCGTCAAAGTATTTtatcccctcccctccttgTCCCCAATGGTATGATACAGTTTTTGATTATACAGCCTCGCTCTCCTCCATCCGATGCCTCTTTCATACTGCAGCGGTAGATTTGCCCATCGCGGTACTCAGCCATTGCTTTACCTTGTCGACGTGGAAGCCCTGACAGTCTTGTTAGTCAGGGAAGCATTCATCGGAttgggggcggcggctgaGAGGCACGACGGCGCTGGACCGGTCCGGGCACACGTTTCGAGACTTCCAGCTGGGGAAACCAGAAGTTGTGTAGAGAGGCGCGTACCTTGATCTGGACGTGACCCGTCACGGGGTTCAGCTTGACATCCTCGGCGGGGAAGCCTGCCTCGCGGGCAAGGTCCTGGGCGAAGGCCTTCTTGTTGCCCTCGATCTTCTTGACGACGGTGAACTTGGAAGATCCGGCGGCCTTTGTACTCGGGTAGACGGGGAACTGGTTGCCGGCGGTAAGGCCAATGACGTACGGTCTcgcaacggcggcgggggctggtgtcgtcgaggcggaggaggagaagcgtATTGAAGGAAGGAGGGCGGATGCTCTGGGGGTCGACCGggcgagaacggcggcggcggcggtggtgagTGCTGGGCGCATCTTGGAAGAGTGTGGATGTACAGCGTTTTCGAATCGGGGGATGTTCGGAGACTGGGGGACGCGAGGCTGAGGTTTGGCGAGGGCTGTGACAACAAAGAGGGCCCTTCCTTCAGAGGTTTCTTGCTGGATGAAGGGATTCGCGCCGGTTGAATTTCGGGACGGTTTTCGCGTGTTCCTGGTCCGTGCGCACACCGTCGGGGTTCTCATCTCCACATTGCCAAAGACCCGCTGCCAGTTTCACTTATGTCAGCATTCAATATTGAGCCCCCCCCGGTTTAACGAATTAGGCGGAACGGGAAAACCCCGGCACGAAACCCCCCACCAATTCAGGTCGTTTGGCGAAAATGCCCAAAACTCTTCCGTGCCCCTCAGCGGAAGGAAAAGATTCGAGAGGCTCAAAGAGACGATTCGCGCAGCTCACCCCGAACCCGACGGCCGACGAGAGACACACACATCCACCCCTTCTCTCTCGCGACGACTCCATACCTCGACTTTTGACGATCCGATATCGAAAAAAAAGTCCGACGACGAAATCCCTATTCCGTCTACACCGTTTCGATACCACAAacacccacccacctacccacacacacacacaccacacaacCGCCCATCATGGAGGAAGTCTACGCCGCCCTCGGTGAGGAGAGCATCCTGCCCAAGGTCGCGTCGCAGCTTTCGAGACACCTTGTCTTCCCGCTGATCGAGttcgaggccggccgcgccgaagagaagggcgacgacgagacggcccgcaagatcctcgccggcaagatcaagctgctcgaggacACCAACATGGCCGACTACGTCGCCCAGCTGTACCAGGAGCTTAACGGCGGCAGTGAGGCACCTGCCGAGTATGCCAAGAAGCGCAACGATGTCATTGCCCAGCTCGAGAAGTACGAGCAGGACACGGCCAAGATCTCGGAGCTGCTCACCCGtgaggacgtcgtcggcgccctgcGCAGCGACAAGGTTGCCAACTTGGAGTTTTTGAAGAAGGACCACGATGTACGTTGTTGGACCCGATAATGAGGAAGATAAAGAAGCGAAAGACGAATAGGAAGACGAGGCAAGGCTAACATGACTGTCCCTTACCCACCCAGGTCACCATCGAGATGGTCAACGCGCTCTACGAGTTCGGCCAGTTCCAGTTCCGCTGCGGCAACtacggcgccgccgcagagCTGCTGTACCAGTTCCGTGTGCTGTCGACCGACAACGACCGCGTcgcgtcggcgacctgggGCAAGCTCGCGTCCGAGATCCTGACGACCAACTGGGactcggccgtcgaggagatcaTGAAGGTCAAGGAGAGCATCGACAGCAAGCTCTTCAACAACCCCCGCGCACAGCTCGACCACCGCGCCATGCTCGTTCACTGGGCCCTGTTCCCGCTCTTCAACCATGAGGCCGCGCGCGAGCCCATCCTGgacctcttcttctccgccgcctacatcaacaccatccaGACCGCCTGCCCGTGGGTCCTGCGTtacctcatcgccgccgtcatcactGGCCGCTCGCGCTCGCGCAACTCGTCGCTGCACCAGAAGCAGATGAAGGACGTCATCCGCTACGTTCGCCAGGAGGCCTACGAGTACGCCGACCCCGTCACCGAGTTCGTCTCGGCCCTCTACGTCGCCCACGActtcaacgccgcccgcgaggccctccgcaaggccgaggaggtctGCCGCGCCGACTTCTTCCtcatgtcgtcgtccgacgccttcgtcgacgccgcccgccaccTCATCTGCGAGAGCTACTGCAAGATCTTCAGCCGCATGAACATCCGCGACCTTTCGGCCAAGCTGGGTCTCAACCCGGATGACGGCGAGAAGTGGATCGTCAACCTCATCCGCGAGACGCGTCTCGACGCCAAGATCGACTCCCAGGAGGGCACCGTCATTATGAACCACCCGCCCAACAACGTCTACCAGCAGGTCATCGAGAAGACCAAGGGTGGCTTCTTCCGCACCCAGGTgctcaccgccgccgtctccaaGTAGGGTACggacacgacgacgacgacgatgacgacgggtgCCTGgtggggagagagagcggcggcagcgtaATGGCATGACTACACCCGCACACGTATAACACttatacacacacacacaacactTATGAGAGAAGTCCGGATGGcggggtggggagggggttgttATTGCACAcgcacactcacactcacacaaATACCCGAGAAGAGAGGAATCGAAAAGAATTCGGgttcccccccttttttttatAACTTTTAACGACTACTACTCTTCCCACTCGTGACCCTCACCGCCAGGGGCAATATCAGAGACCATCCCGACGGAGACTAATACCCCAAAGACGGAGATCGTTTTGCCGGGAGTATGAGGTTGTCCCTAATGGGGTCTCTCGGCCTTGAGTGGGTGGTGTTTTGGTGGCGGCGTagtggtgatgatggtgtgAGGTTGACGGTCGCTTTGGTCGCGTTGCGTGGATTCAAGAACTCCCTTTCTCCCCGCCCCCTGTTCATAGAATTCCTTTTCTTGTTCTCTCTTGTTTTCCCAAACGCGACACGATCACGGGGGGGAAAAACCAGCCCTACACTCCCCAttcctcccccaccccccccctcgagacttctcttttttcttttttgcaTCGGCACGGCGTTCAGGGCAAAAAAACGGAGGGGGAAGCAAAAGAGGGATGAGGTCGGGAGGGGAAGACCTCTTCTTTTCAAAGGGCAATGTGGGAGACGAAAGACGAACCGAACGAATGGGGGCTTGTAGAAGAAGTCATGGGGGTGGTTTAGAGAGTGGAGAGATTCCACCTCCCTActcccttctctctttttcttaTTGAAGTCTATTAGCAAGGTCCCCCTTTCCTGAGTGAGGATGTATCCTACACACCCGCTGCTGTGTTGTGAACGTGAGACAGATATCGCGTGTGTTAGCAATGGAGTGTTCGGATAAGATGTCcgaagcccccccccccggttt
This sequence is a window from Colletotrichum higginsianum IMI 349063 chromosome 8, whole genome shotgun sequence. Protein-coding genes within it:
- a CDS encoding Eukaryotic translation initiation factor 3 subunit E, with translation MEEVYAALGEESILPKVASQLSRHLVFPLIEFEAGRAEEKGDDETARKILAGKIKLLEDTNMADYVAQLYQELNGGSEAPAEYAKKRNDVIAQLEKYEQDTAKISELLTREDVVGALRSDKVANLEFLKKDHDVTIEMVNALYEFGQFQFRCGNYGAAAELLYQFRVLSTDNDRVASATWGKLASEILTTNWDSAVEEIMKVKESIDSKLFNNPRAQLDHRAMLVHWALFPLFNHEAAREPILDLFFSAAYINTIQTACPWVLRYLIAAVITGRSRSRNSSLHQKQMKDVIRYVRQEAYEYADPVTEFVSALYVAHDFNAAREALRKAEEVCRADFFLMSSSDAFVDAARHLICESYCKIFSRMNIRDLSAKLGLNPDDGEKWIVNLIRETRLDAKIDSQEGTVIMNHPPNNVYQQVIEKTKGGFFRTQVLTAAVSK
- a CDS encoding Mitochondrial large ribosomal subunit l49 — its product is MRPALTTAAAAVLARSTPRASALLPSIRFSSSASTTPAPAAVARPYVIGLTAGNQFPVYPSTKAAGSSKFTVVKKIEGNKKAFAQDLAREAGFPAEDVKLNPVTGHVQIKGFHVDKVKQWLSTAMGKSTAAV